In Papaver somniferum cultivar HN1 chromosome 1, ASM357369v1, whole genome shotgun sequence, a genomic segment contains:
- the LOC113282583 gene encoding purine permease 3-like — translation MATSTPLNMETPGILGTTLNGNSETHIEKPTKTKNWLMIIINCAFVTIGLVGGPLLMRLYYLHGGNRKWLASCIQSAGFPLLIFPLTFLYIQWKLSTESPSFWLEPKLFLWSAIIGILFGLINFMYSLGLSYIPVSTSSLLLATQLCFVAFFSWLFVKQKFTAFIINAVVVMTLGSVLLGINTDGDRPVGVSKAQYLTGFLMTLGAAVLAGLMMPLIELGFNKAVRNLNYSSLLQFQFSFSAFSTIFCVIGMLVNKDFQVIPREANEFELGKTMYYLIMVLTAITWQLLNVGIIGVISYTSALFYGILTSVLVPFTGVAAVIFYHESFTGLKGMALALCLWGFCSYFYGEYKMMSKKVINNGTPETIVKDENEPNRLNDHGEP, via the exons ATGGCTACTTCAACGCCATTGAATATGGAAACACCAGGGATTCTAGGAACGACTCTAAATGGGAATTCAGAAACTCATATAGAAAAACCAACCAAAACCAAAAACTGGCTGATGATCATCATAAATTGTGCGTTTGTTACTATTGGTCTGGTAGGAGGTCCTCTCTTAATGAGGCTATACTATCTTCATGGTGGTAATCGTAAATGGCTTGCTAGTTGTATACAATCTGCTGGTTTTCCCCTTCTCATATTTCCTCTCACGTTTCTCTACATTCAATGGAAATTATCCACCGAGTCGCCATCTTTTTGGTTGGAACCAAAGCTTTTTCTGTGGAGTGCCATAATCGGGATTTTGTTTGGTCTTATTAATTTTATGTATTCGTTGGGTTTATCCTATATTCCTGTTTCAACTTCATCCCTTCTCTTGGCAACTCAACTATGCTTTGTTGCATTTTTTTCATGGTTGTTTGTGAAGCAAAAATTTACAGCATTTATCATAAATGCAGTGGTTGTGATGACACTTGGATCAGTTTTATTGGGTATCAATACTGATGGGGACAGGCCAgttggtgtatcaaaagctcagTATTTGACAGGGTTTCTTATGACGTTGGGTGCTGCTGTCTTAGCTGGGTTAATGATGCCTCTCATTGAACTTGGTTTCAACAAAGCAGTTAGAAACCTTAATTATTCAAGTTTGTTGCAGTTCCAATTCAGTTTTTCTGCTTTTTCAACCATCTTTTGCGTCATTGGGATGCTAGTAAACAAGGATTTCCAG GTCATACCAAGAGAAGCAAATGAGTTTGAACTTGGCAAAACCATGTATTATCTCATAATGGTCTTGACAGCAATAACATGGCAGTTGTTAAATGTTGGAATAATCGGCGTAATCTCATATACGAGTGCTCTTTTTTATGGCATACTCACATCAGTCCTGGTACCATTTACAGGAGTAGCAGCCGTAATATTTTACCATGAAAGTTTCACTGGATTAAAAGGAATGGCATTGGCGTTATGTCTTTGGGGTTTCTGTTCTTACTTTTATGGAGAATACAAGATGATGTCAAAGAAGGTAATCAATAATGGAACCCCGGAGACAATTGTAAAAGACGAAAATGAACCAAACAGATTGAATGATCATGGAGAACCATAA